A genome region from Spirochaetota bacterium includes the following:
- a CDS encoding helix-hairpin-helix domain-containing protein, protein MASLLISLFFIVEAFDTAQPIACSMWAIAPAYQSVPASFMTGVTYANPFGYANLYSTSSFIYYTFDGYSTGIQWQHFGISEYREDTVSFCTNMAIAQWIHVGVELHDYILTINTDQLTKNQSFYDYGINCTIIPLDKLEILVMQNNIRNFQKDGYIPSETIVALRTQFFEGCTVEYEFHYGDYATQVFRINGYITRYCAVNIDYSPELNTSSAGVNIIWNTLLFQYKLKHHSFLGNTHTFSIVYSLKGFIYTSTDKPLRKQAHKIDIQTCTVDELKQLEIIPENMCQRIVKYRSMFGPVSIHSLYQLGFTTQQIQEIQEYVCNFHELGKSDHDNDEKSNKMVHNKFISSDEKNKKIKKLFQAMITAEIPAYIALSLAEEYQKNGEDSLLRSPLFKSLPLHQQSVVKRVCGVQ, encoded by the coding sequence ATGGCTTCTTTGCTTATTTCATTATTTTTTATTGTGGAAGCGTTTGATACTGCACAGCCAATTGCATGCAGTATGTGGGCGATAGCTCCTGCATATCAGTCTGTACCTGCTTCATTTATGACTGGTGTAACGTATGCCAATCCATTTGGATATGCAAACCTGTATAGTACCAGTTCATTCATATATTATACTTTTGATGGGTATTCAACAGGAATTCAGTGGCAGCATTTTGGTATTTCTGAATATCGCGAAGACACTGTAAGCTTTTGTACAAACATGGCGATAGCTCAATGGATACATGTTGGTGTGGAACTACATGATTATATACTCACAATCAATACAGATCAGTTAACAAAAAACCAAAGCTTTTATGATTATGGGATTAATTGTACTATCATCCCGTTGGACAAATTAGAAATTCTTGTTATGCAAAATAATATCAGAAATTTCCAAAAAGATGGGTATATCCCCTCTGAAACGATTGTTGCTCTGCGAACTCAATTTTTTGAAGGATGCACTGTAGAGTATGAATTTCATTACGGTGACTATGCTACCCAGGTTTTCAGAATTAACGGATACATTACTCGGTATTGTGCTGTGAATATAGATTATAGCCCTGAGCTAAATACTTCTTCAGCAGGAGTTAATATAATCTGGAATACACTATTATTCCAGTATAAATTGAAGCATCACTCATTTTTAGGTAATACTCATACCTTTAGTATTGTGTATTCACTTAAAGGGTTCATATATACATCTACTGATAAACCTTTGAGAAAGCAAGCACATAAAATCGATATACAGACATGCACTGTAGATGAATTGAAACAATTGGAAATTATACCAGAGAACATGTGCCAGCGTATAGTAAAGTATCGTTCGATGTTTGGTCCAGTCAGCATTCATTCTTTGTATCAGTTGGGTTTTACAACACAGCAAATACAAGAAATACAGGAATATGTATGTAATTTTCATGAGCTGGGGAAAAGTGATCATGACAACGATGAAAAGAGCAATAAAATGGTACACAATAAATTTATATCAAGTGATGAAAAAAATAAAAAAATTAAAAAGCTTTTTCAGGCCATGATTACAGCTGAAATCCCAGCATACATTGCACTATCACTGGCTGAAGAATATCAGAAAAATGGTGAAGATAGTTTATTGCGATCACCTCTTTTCAAAAGTTTACCGTTACATCAGCAAAGTGTGGTTAAAAGGGTATGTGGAGTACAGTGA
- a CDS encoding aldolase/citrate lyase family protein, producing MRLIETLEIKLDELSHKYGLVALKGGTEVEDMTFDELLFLRQIAINLPVIVKIGGPEARNDIRYCKSIHIDGVLAPMIESEYGLENFISAVKDIYNNHSLPYLAVNIETITAYHNLVAICSNPYFSYIQQVTVGRSDLSQSMKKGVDDEDVLYATAHIVKTAKLAGKVTSVGGQINPSNAELVKKVIDPDRINTRHLVFDCKKATNIAKSIQLGLEFELDLYRAFSNVEPGKSHIYHKRIAVTSDRLAVV from the coding sequence ATGAGACTTATTGAAACCCTAGAAATAAAGTTGGATGAGCTCAGTCATAAGTATGGGCTGGTTGCATTGAAAGGTGGGACAGAAGTTGAAGATATGACTTTTGATGAATTGCTATTCCTGAGGCAAATAGCTATTAATCTGCCAGTTATTGTCAAGATAGGTGGTCCTGAAGCTAGAAATGATATACGATATTGCAAGTCAATACATATTGATGGGGTGTTGGCGCCAATGATAGAATCAGAATATGGACTTGAAAATTTTATTTCTGCTGTGAAGGACATTTATAATAATCACAGTTTACCATATCTTGCAGTAAATATTGAAACGATTACTGCATATCATAATCTTGTGGCCATTTGTTCAAATCCATATTTTTCGTATATACAACAGGTTACAGTTGGACGAAGTGATCTTTCACAGTCCATGAAAAAGGGTGTAGATGATGAAGATGTATTGTATGCTACTGCACATATTGTGAAGACTGCAAAATTAGCTGGAAAAGTAACTTCTGTGGGCGGACAGATAAATCCTTCAAATGCAGAACTGGTTAAAAAAGTTATAGACCCGGATAGAATTAATACCCGACATCTTGTTTTTGACTGTAAAAAAGCTACGAATATAGCAAAATCAATACAGTTGGGACTGGAATTTGAACTAGATTTATATAGAGCTTTCTCAAATGTTGAGCCAGGAAAGAGCCACATCTATCATAAAAGGATAGCTGTCACATCAGACAGATTGGCAGTAGTGTGA
- the ruvB gene encoding Holliday junction branch migration DNA helicase RuvB: protein MNKKEKNNNPQSLVSSLSLEEEDFEKKLRPQNLDEFIGQKSLTANLRIFIESAKMRQKPLDHVLLAGPPGLGKTTLAFIVANELGVNIKATSAPAIEKPGDMASMLTNLEPMDVLFIDEIHRLSPTIEELLYSAMEDGELDIILGQGVGAKSIKLQLAPFTLIGATTRTGLLTSALRDRFGIPLRLDYYEIEDLETIAKRTAKIIGCSIDNAAAQEIARRSRRTPRIVNRLVKRVLDFAIVMKKETIDLEIAQYALDRLHIDALGLDDMDRKILSTIIDKYDGGPVGIKTIAISIGEEITTLEDFYEPYLVQIGMLKRTPRGRVAARLAYEHLQLPYKGMDESSLF, encoded by the coding sequence ATGAACAAAAAGGAAAAAAATAATAACCCACAAAGCCTGGTTTCTTCATTGTCGCTTGAAGAAGAGGATTTTGAAAAAAAATTACGACCGCAGAATCTTGATGAGTTTATAGGCCAGAAATCATTAACCGCAAATCTTCGTATTTTTATAGAATCAGCTAAAATGCGCCAAAAACCTCTGGACCATGTATTGTTAGCTGGGCCTCCCGGGCTTGGAAAAACTACTCTTGCTTTTATTGTTGCTAATGAGTTGGGTGTTAATATCAAGGCAACATCAGCACCGGCAATTGAAAAACCTGGCGACATGGCTTCAATGCTGACTAATTTAGAACCAATGGATGTTTTATTCATTGATGAAATTCACAGGTTATCACCTACCATTGAGGAACTGCTTTACAGTGCAATGGAAGATGGTGAGCTTGACATAATACTTGGGCAGGGTGTTGGCGCAAAAAGTATAAAATTACAATTGGCACCGTTTACCCTTATTGGAGCAACTACCCGCACAGGTCTGTTAACATCAGCACTACGCGATAGGTTTGGCATTCCACTAAGGCTTGACTATTATGAGATTGAAGATCTAGAAACAATAGCAAAGCGGACTGCAAAAATTATAGGGTGTTCTATAGATAATGCAGCAGCACAGGAAATAGCACGTCGCTCACGGCGAACACCCAGAATAGTAAACAGACTGGTTAAACGAGTTCTTGATTTTGCGATAGTTATGAAAAAAGAAACTATTGACCTAGAGATAGCTCAGTATGCGCTGGATAGGCTTCATATTGATGCATTAGGCCTTGATGATATGGATAGAAAAATACTTTCCACTATCATTGATAAATACGATGGTGGACCGGTTGGGATAAAAACTATTGCTATCTCAATAGGTGAAGAAATCACTACGCTGGAAGATTTTTATGAGCCGTATTTGGTTCAAATTGGCATGTTAAAACGGACACCGCGTGGCCGAGTAGCAGCACGGCTTGCGTATGAACATCTGCAACTGCCTTATAAAGGAATGGACGAATCCAGCCTTTTTTAA
- the yedF gene encoding sulfurtransferase-like selenium metabolism protein YedF, which yields MKQVDARGLECPKPVLLTKAEIEKSNPDNLIVLVSNETAVGNVTRFAENSGYSVTTTRQDDYFLLQLHKSILKEQTLSFPQTEKTDTVTENTVFFFTSNEFGQGPKELSELLIHSFINTINETNMLPSTMIFVNSGIFLTTEGSKVLPALQEIEKKGVQIINCGTCLDFYKRKETLKVGIISNMYTIIEILMKATKVIRF from the coding sequence ATGAAGCAAGTTGATGCACGAGGGCTGGAATGCCCAAAACCAGTTTTATTAACTAAAGCTGAAATTGAAAAGTCTAATCCTGATAATCTTATCGTTTTGGTAAGCAATGAAACAGCGGTTGGAAATGTAACACGATTTGCAGAAAATAGCGGATATTCAGTAACAACAACCAGACAGGATGATTATTTTTTACTGCAATTGCATAAAAGTATCTTAAAAGAACAAACACTTTCTTTTCCACAGACTGAAAAGACAGATACTGTAACTGAAAATACAGTATTCTTTTTTACCTCAAATGAATTTGGCCAGGGGCCAAAAGAATTGAGTGAGCTTTTAATCCATTCATTTATCAATACCATTAATGAGACAAACATGTTACCGTCCACCATGATTTTTGTTAATTCAGGTATATTTTTGACCACTGAGGGATCAAAAGTACTACCTGCATTGCAGGAAATTGAGAAAAAGGGGGTACAGATTATCAATTGCGGGACATGTCTTGATTTTTACAAACGCAAAGAAACATTGAAGGTGGGCATTATTTCTAATATGTATACCATTATTGAAATATTAATGAAAGCAACAAAAGTAATTCGATTTTAA
- a CDS encoding CPBP family intramembrane metalloprotease yields the protein MVKLDNPYAQYRPSWKVFIPMLLLYPLLKWVLHYSFFSLLYQYSIALLLLIIISQYLDERLLTKDRIFSFDFPFEKKIFYLIVMVITLIPIRNIAVHFTQVPQLLNFYQGNVTSLESLLVLIAIISPCEELFFRGFVQYNLSFFLGKYGGIVASALLYSIIGIAAHSLYLALLLFTIGTIIGFIYSRVQSLVQATLLHVITIIFMYIFPF from the coding sequence ATGGTTAAGCTTGACAATCCATATGCACAGTATAGGCCATCATGGAAAGTATTTATACCCATGCTATTGCTGTATCCTTTGCTCAAATGGGTACTCCATTATTCTTTTTTTTCTTTACTTTATCAATACAGTATTGCACTTTTATTATTAATTATTATTTCACAGTATCTGGATGAACGATTACTCACTAAAGACCGTATTTTTTCCTTCGATTTTCCTTTTGAAAAAAAAATATTCTATCTTATAGTCATGGTTATAACACTTATACCCATCCGTAATATTGCAGTTCATTTTACGCAAGTTCCTCAATTGCTTAATTTCTACCAGGGCAATGTCACATCCTTAGAGTCACTGCTTGTTTTAATAGCAATTATTTCACCCTGTGAGGAGCTTTTTTTCAGAGGTTTTGTTCAATACAACCTTTCGTTTTTCTTAGGTAAGTATGGGGGAATAGTTGCATCTGCACTGCTGTACAGCATAATAGGTATAGCAGCTCATTCATTATACCTTGCACTACTGCTTTTTACAATTGGGACAATAATAGGTTTTATATATAGCAGGGTACAATCGCTGGTACAGGCAACATTATTACATGTTATAACAATTATTTTTATGTATATTTTTCCCTTTTAA
- a CDS encoding CoA transferase — protein sequence MILSNITVIDITQFISGSRCTQILADMGAEVIKVEPPQGDTLRLIFKLMAGAERCYSVFNRNKYGIAVNWHDPKGSEIIKKLAACADVFVHNLVPGSLEQTGLGYDDIKKIKPDIIYAAISGFGTTGENPTRAAFDIIAQATGGLFWNDQETFRMPDNYWGDLVTGAYAAIAILLAIIYRMQTGKGQFIDISMQDVMYFNNYRAMMDKALEPILPEVEKALGRNPKDILNSQDRMPFYGFFRSKNGKVAIVALTKRQWKDLTEIIGKPEMAYDPKFDNIIVQIKNHKEAVSIIEQWTQTKTSEEIIKILEQKKIPCGIAYTSWQVNHDTNLQMRQMFQKIEHPQFGAIDIPGFPFKLSECEQNIRMPAPSCGEHTRIILEKKLGYTSQQIDELYRNKVIV from the coding sequence ATGATTTTATCAAACATCACTGTGATTGATATTACACAATTCATCTCTGGTTCACGGTGCACCCAAATACTTGCAGATATGGGAGCTGAAGTGATCAAAGTTGAACCACCACAGGGGGACACTCTTCGTCTTATCTTTAAATTAATGGCTGGAGCTGAACGCTGTTACTCAGTTTTCAACCGTAATAAATACGGAATAGCAGTTAACTGGCATGACCCTAAAGGAAGTGAAATTATTAAAAAGCTTGCTGCTTGCGCTGATGTATTTGTTCACAATCTTGTGCCTGGCTCCCTTGAACAAACAGGGTTAGGATATGATGATATAAAAAAAATTAAACCTGATATTATATATGCTGCTATTTCCGGTTTTGGCACAACAGGTGAAAACCCCACGCGTGCTGCCTTTGACATAATTGCCCAGGCAACAGGCGGATTGTTCTGGAATGATCAAGAAACATTTCGTATGCCTGATAATTACTGGGGTGATTTGGTCACTGGAGCGTATGCTGCAATTGCTATTCTTCTAGCTATTATATACAGGATGCAAACTGGTAAGGGACAATTTATTGATATTTCCATGCAGGATGTGATGTATTTTAATAATTATCGAGCTATGATGGATAAAGCTCTTGAACCCATTCTTCCTGAAGTTGAGAAAGCTCTTGGAAGAAATCCAAAGGACATCCTCAATTCACAAGACAGAATGCCGTTTTATGGATTTTTTAGGTCAAAGAATGGTAAAGTGGCAATTGTGGCATTAACTAAAAGACAATGGAAGGATTTAACTGAAATAATAGGCAAACCTGAAATGGCATATGATCCCAAATTTGACAATATTATTGTACAGATAAAAAATCATAAAGAAGCTGTATCAATTATTGAACAGTGGACACAAACAAAAACATCGGAGGAAATTATCAAAATATTAGAACAGAAAAAAATCCCCTGCGGCATTGCATATACAAGCTGGCAGGTAAATCACGATACTAATTTACAAATGCGTCAAATGTTTCAAAAAATAGAACACCCTCAGTTTGGAGCAATAGACATTCCCGGGTTCCCCTTTAAGCTTTCTGAATGTGAACAAAATATACGAATGCCCGCTCCTTCTTGTGGCGAGCATACCCGCATAATTTTAGAAAAGAAACTTGGATATACATCTCAACAAATTGACGAGTTGTATAGGAACAAGGTAATAGTGTAA
- a CDS encoding PTS sugar transporter subunit IIA has translation MVLTDYLNKKTILVNPSVKDRWELIESMLDVAIKNKAVKSEYRETIKKTLFEREKSMSTGIGKGVAIPHCSCPYVDDVVMIMALSKKGINFDSIDNMPVHIAILLIVPKDKISQHIKTLANIAKLMSDDTLREALSSAKDAQDIMKILKEYEQKGKK, from the coding sequence ATGGTTTTAACTGATTATTTAAATAAAAAAACAATACTTGTTAATCCATCTGTAAAAGATAGATGGGAATTAATTGAGTCAATGCTTGATGTGGCAATTAAAAATAAAGCCGTCAAATCTGAATACCGGGAAACAATTAAAAAAACATTGTTTGAACGTGAAAAATCAATGAGTACGGGTATTGGAAAAGGAGTTGCGATACCTCATTGCAGTTGTCCCTATGTGGATGATGTAGTGATGATAATGGCATTGAGTAAAAAAGGAATTAATTTTGATTCTATTGATAATATGCCGGTACATATAGCCATACTTTTAATTGTTCCCAAAGACAAAATTTCGCAGCATATTAAAACACTTGCAAACATAGCCAAGCTTATGAGTGATGACACTCTGCGCGAAGCGCTTTCCAGTGCAAAGGATGCTCAGGATATTATGAAGATTTTGAAAGAGTATGAACAAAAAGGAAAAAAATAA
- a CDS encoding DUF2784 domain-containing protein — MQIVYRSLDVFFLVFHTAFTVFNMFGWISIKTRKVHCATMLITGCSWFILGIWYGWGYCFCTDWHWQVREKLGYPVLFNSYIQFMVHEITGYVPDANLTDTVVASVYFLCLFITVLLNIRDYWNAHRIVQ, encoded by the coding sequence ATGCAGATAGTATATAGATCGCTGGATGTATTTTTTTTGGTATTCCATACTGCATTCACAGTATTTAATATGTTTGGCTGGATATCAATAAAAACCAGGAAAGTACATTGTGCAACAATGTTGATCACTGGCTGTTCGTGGTTTATACTAGGTATATGGTATGGTTGGGGGTATTGCTTCTGTACAGATTGGCACTGGCAGGTAAGAGAAAAATTAGGATATCCAGTGCTTTTTAATTCATATATTCAGTTCATGGTTCACGAGATAACAGGTTACGTTCCTGATGCCAATTTAACAGATACTGTTGTTGCAAGCGTATATTTTTTATGCTTGTTTATAACAGTACTGTTGAATATCCGTGATTATTGGAATGCACATAGAATAGTGCAATAA
- a CDS encoding cold shock domain-containing protein, protein MAKGTVKWFNESKGYGFLSQDDGKDVFVHHSGIAGEGFKTLFEGDRVEFSIEQSEKGPRAVSVRTIR, encoded by the coding sequence ATGGCAAAAGGTACAGTAAAATGGTTCAATGAAAGCAAAGGCTATGGCTTTCTATCTCAGGATGACGGAAAAGATGTTTTTGTTCATCATTCAGGGATTGCTGGCGAAGGGTTTAAAACTCTTTTTGAAGGAGATCGTGTAGAATTTTCAATTGAACAGAGTGAAAAAGGACCCAGAGCAGTTTCAGTAAGAACCATTCGATAA
- a CDS encoding DUF3683 domain-containing protein: MDKVFKRDFKYREIPYNYTSFSDREIILKYFDLETWNLVQALREKRRTGRSAKLLFENIGDIFIIDRNPYIQYDIVENPAKLKRLYKRHQRRLATVKEGAGGDPQVLDFISKIEKLDDKFFKKLKDTRKLQEKIFNKLKHITAAGNIHFSPFHLAAHVTDATDWRVEYPVVVVYPDSAREIQELVKAAKKLHLVIIPRGGGTGLTGGAIPLLPNTMIINTEKLNRIGSIETTVINGKEIPTITVDAGAVTEDVINFCEHQKYIFATDPTSAWACTIGGNIAENAGGKKCVMWGTCIDNILSFDIVDHNGEIVTVRRVNHPYRKILPEDEVVFTVEKNKKLVKTITLSGLDIRKKGLGKDITNKALGGLPGLQKEGCDGIIVSATFVLYRPFKHTRTVCFEFFGNNMINASKAIVEIVKTFENDPVVFLTALEHFDEQYVKAIQYKNKSARTEIPKAVLVVDIESDDEARLEKSAVELVAKVKQYNTEGIIAKDAETREKFWQDRKNLSAIAKHTNAFKLNEDIVIPLEKLQDFSDFIEKLNITKELENNIQIIGALIDFLNERVTVEEDAVCVERCKIGIGQLLSQQSRYSDILTNLDTPAKDYFKYDSEYALRMNTVFQLIQNNEMSIDFSKEVDEPLQKLFYGYDDILTQIQKVKQATLKRRIVVATHMHAGDGNVHVNIPVHSNDYLMMRDADETAATVMRQTVALGGVVSGEHGIGLTKIRFIDDETLQKFAEYNKTADPEDLFNPLKLTRDFNLETIYTPSFNLLENEAFILKATDLETVFNSIATCIRCGKCKSVCNTHYPDAVVFYNPRNKILATALIMEAVLYDIQTSTSLSFKHFNNLREISNYCTICHNCQKPCPVAIDFGNITLNIRSILEERRKSTFKPVTSFTLFYLKQKGYYINKIFRIVLLKWAYSMQRLGFYVARPFWRVLHLVTPYIAMMLKGKLPKSGNKTLRDELKLKSSNTFYVFRNKSKPVIKTVVYFPGCGSERMFPEISMATIALLYNAGVRVIIPPTYLCCGYPMKANGKLDHARIKSNENRVIFHRMADTFSYMEIVDIVVSCGTCYEMLSDYQLENVFRGAKLIDINEFIAREGLYSLSISDTLIYHEPCHTPMKLFGYQKTFTKLFNTKPIPVPNCCGEGGTLALSTPDISNSLRERKETNIRTSVKKKNVQVLTTCPSCVQGLCKIQDTVKVTGKSLVIYLAEQCLGKSWKKEFIKNVRSQGFDRYIY; this comes from the coding sequence ATGGATAAAGTATTCAAAAGAGATTTTAAATACAGGGAAATACCCTATAACTATACTTCGTTTTCGGATAGGGAGATAATCCTCAAGTACTTTGATCTTGAGACGTGGAATCTTGTGCAGGCACTCAGGGAAAAGCGGCGGACAGGCAGAAGCGCAAAGCTTCTTTTTGAAAACATAGGTGATATTTTTATTATAGATAGAAACCCCTATATTCAATATGACATTGTGGAAAATCCTGCCAAGCTTAAAAGGTTGTATAAGCGGCATCAGCGCAGGCTTGCAACTGTAAAAGAAGGAGCTGGTGGCGATCCCCAGGTTCTTGATTTTATTTCAAAAATTGAAAAATTAGATGATAAGTTTTTCAAAAAGTTAAAAGACACAAGAAAGCTTCAAGAAAAGATTTTTAATAAATTGAAACACATAACTGCAGCTGGGAATATACATTTCAGTCCGTTTCATTTAGCTGCACATGTTACTGATGCAACAGACTGGCGTGTGGAGTATCCAGTTGTAGTAGTATATCCTGACTCAGCACGTGAAATTCAGGAGCTTGTAAAAGCAGCCAAAAAATTACATCTTGTTATTATTCCTCGTGGCGGTGGCACAGGGCTTACTGGTGGAGCTATTCCTTTGCTACCTAATACAATGATAATTAATACTGAAAAGCTAAACCGCATTGGGTCAATTGAAACAACAGTGATAAATGGGAAAGAGATTCCAACTATCACTGTTGATGCAGGTGCAGTAACCGAAGATGTAATAAACTTTTGTGAACATCAGAAGTATATTTTTGCCACAGACCCTACATCAGCATGGGCATGTACCATTGGAGGCAATATAGCTGAGAATGCTGGTGGCAAAAAATGCGTCATGTGGGGAACATGTATAGATAATATACTTTCATTTGATATAGTAGATCACAATGGTGAAATAGTAACAGTACGTAGAGTGAATCATCCCTATAGGAAAATTTTGCCTGAAGATGAAGTTGTCTTTACTGTAGAGAAGAATAAAAAGCTGGTAAAAACCATAACTCTGTCGGGTCTTGACATACGTAAAAAAGGACTTGGCAAAGATATTACCAACAAGGCACTTGGTGGATTGCCTGGATTACAGAAAGAAGGATGTGATGGTATCATTGTTAGCGCAACGTTTGTTTTATATAGGCCATTTAAACATACGCGTACAGTATGTTTTGAATTTTTTGGCAATAATATGATTAATGCCTCAAAAGCAATCGTTGAAATTGTTAAAACTTTTGAGAATGACCCTGTTGTGTTTTTAACAGCGCTTGAGCATTTTGATGAACAATATGTGAAGGCAATACAATATAAAAACAAATCTGCAAGAACCGAGATACCTAAAGCAGTGCTGGTGGTTGATATTGAGAGCGATGATGAAGCACGGCTGGAGAAATCTGCAGTTGAGTTGGTGGCAAAAGTTAAGCAATACAACACTGAAGGAATTATTGCAAAGGATGCAGAAACACGAGAAAAATTTTGGCAGGACAGAAAAAATTTAAGTGCTATTGCCAAACATACCAATGCATTCAAGCTAAATGAAGATATTGTAATACCACTGGAAAAGTTGCAGGATTTTTCTGATTTTATTGAAAAGTTGAATATAACTAAAGAATTAGAAAATAATATTCAAATTATTGGTGCACTCATTGATTTTTTAAACGAGAGAGTTACAGTTGAAGAAGATGCAGTATGTGTGGAACGCTGCAAGATAGGCATTGGTCAGTTACTATCCCAACAATCCCGTTATAGTGATATTCTTACCAATCTTGATACTCCAGCCAAAGATTATTTCAAATATGATTCGGAATATGCACTAAGGATGAATACTGTCTTTCAACTCATCCAGAATAACGAGATGAGCATAGATTTTTCAAAAGAAGTTGATGAACCATTACAAAAACTTTTTTACGGTTATGATGACATACTAACACAAATACAGAAGGTAAAACAAGCAACATTAAAGCGTCGCATTGTTGTTGCTACTCATATGCATGCCGGTGATGGCAATGTACATGTTAATATCCCTGTTCATTCTAATGATTACCTTATGATGAGGGATGCAGATGAGACTGCAGCAACAGTTATGCGCCAGACTGTGGCATTGGGCGGTGTAGTAAGTGGTGAGCATGGCATAGGACTTACAAAAATTCGTTTTATTGATGATGAAACGTTACAGAAATTTGCTGAATATAATAAAACTGCCGACCCTGAAGATCTATTCAACCCTCTTAAATTGACGCGAGATTTTAACCTTGAAACTATCTATACGCCATCATTTAATCTTCTTGAAAATGAGGCCTTTATTTTAAAGGCTACTGACCTTGAGACAGTATTCAATTCAATTGCAACATGTATTAGATGCGGCAAGTGTAAATCGGTATGTAATACACATTATCCTGATGCAGTTGTCTTCTACAATCCACGAAATAAAATTTTGGCGACAGCTCTTATCATGGAAGCTGTGCTGTATGATATTCAGACTTCCACTTCGTTGAGCTTCAAGCATTTTAACAATCTGCGTGAGATATCAAATTATTGTACGATATGCCATAATTGCCAAAAACCATGCCCAGTTGCTATCGATTTTGGGAATATCACATTGAATATACGGTCGATCCTTGAGGAACGGCGAAAATCAACATTTAAGCCTGTGACATCATTCACATTATTTTATTTAAAGCAGAAGGGCTATTATATAAACAAGATATTCAGGATCGTTCTTCTGAAATGGGCCTACAGCATGCAACGTCTGGGTTTTTATGTTGCAAGGCCCTTCTGGCGTGTACTTCATCTTGTTACACCTTATATAGCAATGATGCTCAAAGGCAAACTGCCAAAATCAGGAAACAAAACACTTCGTGATGAGTTAAAGTTAAAAAGCAGCAATACCTTTTATGTTTTTAGGAATAAAAGTAAACCGGTAATAAAAACTGTAGTTTATTTCCCGGGATGTGGTTCGGAGCGTATGTTCCCTGAAATAAGCATGGCAACAATTGCACTTCTCTATAATGCAGGCGTAAGGGTCATTATTCCACCAACATATTTATGTTGCGGATACCCAATGAAGGCCAATGGCAAGCTTGACCATGCACGAATTAAATCCAATGAAAATAGGGTTATATTCCACAGAATGGCCGATACATTTTCGTACATGGAAATTGTTGACATTGTTGTTTCATGTGGCACTTGCTATGAAATGTTGTCCGATTATCAGCTGGAGAATGTCTTCAGAGGGGCAAAACTTATTGATATTAATGAGTTCATTGCCCGTGAGGGATTGTATTCTTTGTCAATAAGCGATACACTGATTTACCATGAACCATGCCATACGCCAATGAAATTATTTGGGTATCAGAAAACATTCACAAAACTATTTAATACAAAACCTATACCTGTGCCCAACTGTTGTGGAGAGGGTGGCACACTAGCATTGTCTACTCCTGATATATCCAATAGCTTGCGTGAAAGAAAAGAAACCAATATCAGGACCAGTGTAAAAAAGAAAAATGTTCAGGTGCTCACAACCTGTCCAAGCTGTGTACAGGGTTTATGTAAGATTCAGGATACCGTTAAGGTTACCGGGAAATCCTTAGTTATATATCTGGCCGAACAATGTTTAGGTAAAAGTTGGAAAAAAGAATTTATAAAAAATGTTCGTTCACAGGGTTTTGACAGATATATTTATTAA